In Synechococcus sp. CB0101, a genomic segment contains:
- a CDS encoding hydantoinase B/oxoprolinase family protein, translating into MALGSWRFWIDRGGTFTDVVARDPQGQLRVEKVLSVQPELPGDPAVRTIRRWLGLGGSSAPIPAGCVEEVRLGTTVATNAFLERKGAPTLLLVTQGFADLLRIGDQHRPDLFALAIERPDPLFERVIEVQGRLAANGEELEPLQLDGTLRQALQQAWADGVRSVAVALLHSVSNPSHEQALGAWLEGLGFEQIALSHQVSPLPRLVPRGHTTVLEAAVAPVLQGYLQQVRADLGPNVPLQVMQSSGMLAAPAVLHAKDTILSGPAGGLVGAARTAAAAGFGRIVGFDMGGTSTDVCYVEGSWPRQQHVELGGVPIQAPMLEIHTVAAGGGSCLRFDGLRLAVGPESAGAAPGPACYRRGGPLTITDANLLLGRLQPHYFPAVFGPGADQPLDHAVVAEQFEALAAAMGCSPEQAAEGALSVALERMAEAIRRISIQQGHDLREAVLCSFGGAGGQHACALAELLGMRQVLLHPLAGVLSAYGIGLADQGQVLEQSVGERLSDALLQDLERRAEQLLQQESVRGAERRLERWLHLRWPGADQSLPVVWAEAASVAELVEAFEQAYRGRYGYLPSRPDGVAGWPELERLSLELTWPGAPLQLGVQADASLDEAPVAQVPLYVHGAWQRAALWRRERLRREQKIQGPALIAEDTGTILLLPGWCAQVLPAGELLLEQSGVEAATQLIDQLRASTLDPIQLELFSHRFMAIAEQMGTRLQQTSASVNIRERLDFSCALFDAKGRLVANAPHIPVHLGSMGESVVALLRDVERGALKPLAPGDAVVSNNPFNGGTHLPDLTVISPVFAGEQLAAFVASRGHHADVGGITPGSMPPHSTTIEQEGLLFDNVPLVRHGLLLEATWKERLRAGAFPVRNPDQLIADLQAQVAANHLGVERLQALMAAQGLAAVGGAMEQVQAHAAEAVRRVIDRLSDGEARVQMDCGAEIVVAVRVDRSRRCAQIDFSGTSPQQPSNLNAPLAITKAVVLYVFRCLVQEAIPLNAGCFEPLELLVPQGSMLHPLPPAAVVAGNVETSQAVANALFAALGVMAAAQGTMNNLSFGNERCQYYETICGGTGAGDGFPGAAAVQSHMTNSRLTDPEILEQRLPVRLERFAIRRGSGGAGRWRGGDGVVREIQALEPIRLSLLTGSRVVAPFGLAGGEAGRCGQNSLRRADGACELLPGSVAVELGVGDRVRVETPGGGGYGRV; encoded by the coding sequence GTGGCTTTGGGCAGCTGGCGTTTCTGGATTGATCGCGGCGGCACCTTCACCGATGTGGTGGCCCGCGACCCCCAGGGCCAGCTGCGGGTGGAGAAGGTGCTCTCGGTGCAGCCCGAGCTTCCGGGAGATCCAGCTGTCCGCACGATTCGGCGTTGGCTAGGCCTGGGTGGTTCGTCGGCACCCATCCCCGCCGGCTGCGTGGAAGAGGTGCGGCTGGGCACCACCGTGGCCACCAACGCTTTTCTGGAGCGCAAGGGTGCACCCACTTTGTTGCTGGTGACGCAAGGGTTCGCCGATCTGCTGCGCATCGGCGACCAGCACCGTCCCGATCTGTTCGCCCTGGCGATTGAACGGCCTGATCCCCTTTTTGAGCGGGTGATCGAGGTGCAGGGCCGTCTTGCTGCGAACGGCGAAGAACTGGAGCCATTGCAGCTGGATGGCACGCTGCGCCAAGCGTTGCAGCAAGCCTGGGCTGACGGGGTGCGCAGCGTTGCCGTTGCCCTGCTGCACAGCGTTAGTAACCCGAGCCATGAGCAGGCGCTGGGCGCCTGGTTGGAGGGGTTGGGGTTTGAGCAGATCGCGCTCTCGCACCAGGTGAGCCCTCTGCCGAGGCTGGTGCCCCGAGGGCACACCACCGTGCTGGAGGCGGCGGTGGCGCCTGTGTTGCAGGGGTATCTCCAACAGGTGCGCGCTGATCTGGGCCCGAACGTGCCCCTGCAGGTGATGCAATCCAGCGGGATGCTGGCGGCCCCGGCGGTTCTCCACGCCAAGGACACGATCCTGTCGGGCCCGGCCGGTGGTTTGGTCGGGGCGGCGCGCACGGCTGCTGCCGCGGGCTTCGGGCGGATCGTTGGGTTCGATATGGGGGGCACGTCCACCGATGTCTGCTACGTGGAGGGCAGCTGGCCGCGCCAACAGCACGTGGAGCTCGGCGGGGTGCCGATTCAGGCCCCGATGCTGGAGATCCACACCGTGGCGGCCGGTGGCGGCTCGTGCCTGCGCTTCGATGGCCTGCGCTTGGCGGTGGGCCCCGAGTCGGCCGGGGCTGCTCCAGGGCCTGCCTGTTACCGGCGCGGCGGCCCGCTCACGATCACCGACGCCAACCTGCTGCTGGGCCGGCTGCAGCCGCACTATTTCCCGGCGGTGTTTGGCCCCGGCGCGGATCAACCCTTGGATCACGCTGTGGTGGCGGAGCAGTTTGAGGCGTTGGCAGCCGCGATGGGCTGCAGCCCCGAGCAGGCGGCTGAGGGTGCGTTGTCGGTGGCCCTCGAGCGCATGGCCGAAGCGATCCGCCGCATCTCGATTCAGCAGGGCCACGATCTGCGGGAGGCGGTGCTGTGCAGCTTCGGCGGGGCCGGCGGCCAGCACGCCTGTGCCCTGGCGGAACTGCTGGGCATGCGCCAAGTGCTGTTGCATCCCCTTGCTGGTGTGCTGTCGGCCTATGGCATCGGCCTGGCGGATCAAGGGCAGGTGCTGGAGCAGAGCGTGGGCGAGCGGCTCAGCGATGCCCTGCTGCAGGATCTGGAGCGTCGGGCCGAGCAGCTGCTTCAGCAGGAGAGCGTGAGGGGCGCTGAACGGCGGCTCGAGCGCTGGCTGCACCTGCGCTGGCCCGGTGCCGATCAGTCATTGCCCGTGGTCTGGGCCGAGGCTGCCAGTGTCGCCGAGCTGGTGGAGGCCTTTGAACAGGCCTACCGGGGCCGTTATGGCTACCTCCCCTCCAGACCGGATGGGGTTGCTGGTTGGCCCGAGCTGGAGCGTTTGTCGCTGGAGCTCACCTGGCCGGGCGCCCCCTTACAGCTGGGAGTGCAGGCCGACGCATCGCTGGATGAAGCGCCTGTTGCGCAGGTGCCGCTGTACGTCCACGGCGCTTGGCAACGTGCAGCCTTGTGGCGGCGTGAGCGTCTCCGCAGGGAGCAGAAGATCCAGGGGCCGGCGCTGATTGCCGAGGACACGGGCACGATCCTGCTGCTGCCGGGGTGGTGCGCTCAGGTGCTGCCGGCGGGGGAGCTGCTGCTGGAGCAGAGCGGAGTGGAGGCGGCCACGCAGCTCATCGATCAGTTGCGTGCATCGACGCTGGATCCGATTCAGCTGGAGTTGTTCAGCCATCGCTTCATGGCGATCGCCGAGCAGATGGGCACACGGCTCCAGCAGACCAGCGCTTCGGTGAACATCCGCGAGCGGCTCGATTTCTCCTGCGCGCTGTTTGATGCCAAGGGGCGCCTGGTGGCGAATGCGCCCCACATCCCCGTGCATCTCGGTTCGATGGGGGAGAGCGTGGTGGCCTTGCTGCGGGATGTGGAGCGCGGTGCCCTGAAGCCCTTGGCCCCCGGCGATGCGGTGGTGTCAAACAACCCGTTCAACGGCGGCACCCACCTGCCCGACCTCACGGTGATCAGCCCGGTGTTTGCCGGCGAGCAGCTGGCGGCGTTTGTGGCCAGTCGGGGCCATCACGCCGATGTGGGCGGCATTACACCGGGATCGATGCCGCCCCACAGCACCACGATTGAGCAGGAGGGTCTGCTGTTCGACAACGTGCCCTTGGTGCGGCATGGCCTGTTGCTGGAGGCGACCTGGAAGGAACGCCTCCGTGCGGGAGCCTTTCCGGTGCGCAATCCCGACCAGTTGATTGCCGATCTGCAGGCTCAGGTTGCGGCCAACCACCTGGGGGTGGAGCGGCTGCAGGCCCTGATGGCGGCGCAAGGCCTGGCCGCCGTGGGCGGCGCCATGGAGCAGGTGCAGGCCCATGCCGCCGAGGCCGTGCGGCGGGTGATCGATCGCCTCAGCGATGGCGAGGCGCGGGTTCAGATGGACTGCGGTGCCGAGATTGTGGTGGCGGTGCGGGTGGACCGGAGCCGCCGCTGCGCCCAGATCGATTTCAGCGGCACCTCTCCCCAGCAGCCCAGCAATCTCAATGCGCCCCTGGCGATCACCAAAGCGGTGGTGCTCTACGTGTTCCGCTGCCTGGTGCAGGAAGCGATCCCCCTGAATGCCGGTTGCTTCGAGCCGCTGGAGTTGCTGGTGCCGCAGGGCTCAATGCTGCATCCGCTGCCGCCCGCGGCGGTGGTGGCCGGCAATGTGGAAACCTCTCAGGCGGTGGCCAACGCCCTATTCGCCGCATTGGGGGTGATGGCGGCGGCCCAGGGCACGATGAACAACCTCAGCTTCGGCAACGAGCGCTGTCAGTACTACGAAACGATCTGCGGCGGAACCGGCGCGGGCGACGGGTTCCCGGGGGCTGCGGCGGTGCAGTCGCACATGACCAATTCCCGCCTCACCGATCCGGAGATCCTTGAGCAGCGCCTGCCGGTGCGGCTGGAGCGTTTTGCGATCCGGCGTGGCAGTGGCGGCGCCGGCCGCTGGCGCGGGGGAGATGGGGTGGTGCGGGAGATTCAGGCCCTCGAGCCGATCAGGTTGTCGCTGCTGACCGGTAGCCGTGTGGTGGCTCCGTTTGGATTGGCGGGAGGCGAGGCGGGTCGCTGCGGTCAAAACAGCCTGCGCCGCGCCGATGGTGCCTGCGAGCTGTTGCCCGGCAGCGTGGCGGTGGAGCTGGGGGTTGGTGATCGGGTGAGGGTGGAAACGCCTGGGGGTGGTGGGTATGGACGCGTGTAG
- a CDS encoding C-type lectin domain-containing protein encodes MGQAKYYAEFTHGTGTDKNTYRVYKDKLGYEQAKTYATSLTGDATKSYLVSTATSGENDAVYNKTTEYITPGAYPNNYVWMGGNYDGANWKYYYNGATVDDGGANYNNWNQLGYAEWAAAADPAQKYMAMGLQYDTVTGKEWYPKTDTPSYYVTETVFGYDPNYRDINTIGYGSSKEIITDYTPSNYDAGLRINARELTNFDHYTDWNFKSFNNKKKFKKASKQDYDFVYYKKTGDLYYNENGDSKGWGLGGDFAQLENRYRLTESQISVYDFLGHSA; translated from the coding sequence ATGGGTCAAGCGAAGTACTACGCCGAATTCACACACGGCACCGGCACCGACAAAAACACCTACCGCGTCTACAAGGATAAGCTTGGCTACGAACAGGCCAAGACCTACGCCACGAGCCTCACTGGCGATGCCACCAAGAGCTACCTAGTGAGCACCGCAACATCCGGCGAAAACGACGCGGTTTACAACAAAACCACTGAATACATCACTCCGGGCGCCTACCCAAACAACTACGTCTGGATGGGCGGCAATTACGACGGCGCCAACTGGAAGTACTACTACAACGGTGCAACCGTTGACGATGGTGGCGCGAACTACAACAACTGGAACCAACTGGGCTACGCGGAGTGGGCCGCAGCGGCCGACCCCGCCCAGAAGTACATGGCCATGGGCCTCCAGTACGACACAGTCACCGGCAAAGAGTGGTACCCCAAAACAGATACTCCCTCCTACTACGTAACCGAAACAGTCTTCGGCTACGACCCCAACTACCGCGACATCAACACCATCGGCTACGGCTCCAGCAAAGAAATCATCACTGATTACACGCCGTCTAACTACGACGCCGGCCTGCGAATCAACGCCCGCGAGCTCACCAACTTCGACCACTACACTGACTGGAACTTCAAATCCTTCAACAACAAGAAAAAATTCAAGAAGGCATCCAAACAAGATTACGACTTCGTTTACTACAAAAAGACTGGCGACCTCTATTACAACGAGAATGGAGATTCCAAGGGCTGGGGCCTGGGCGGCGACTTCGCCCAGCTGGAGAACCGCTACCGCCTCACAGAAAGCCAGATCTCGGTCTACGACTTCCTAGGCCATTCCGCCTGA
- a CDS encoding MAPEG family protein has translation MQSAFAWSLCLAAGVVVASLIPLGAARSQADFQISDLAAPRAMFDRLPEWGKRANWAHLNSFEAFVLFAPAALLCLIGNVDSTAAIAAAWIYPGLRLAYIAAYVANLPPVRSLCWAGAMVCTGILYLDGATKLM, from the coding sequence ATGCAATCTGCGTTTGCCTGGTCGCTCTGCCTGGCCGCCGGCGTGGTGGTGGCCAGCCTGATCCCTCTCGGCGCAGCCCGCTCCCAAGCCGATTTCCAGATCAGCGACCTGGCCGCGCCAAGGGCGATGTTTGATCGCTTGCCGGAGTGGGGCAAACGCGCCAACTGGGCTCACCTCAACAGCTTCGAAGCGTTTGTGCTCTTTGCGCCGGCCGCCCTGCTCTGCCTGATCGGCAACGTCGACAGCACCGCTGCCATCGCCGCTGCCTGGATCTATCCCGGTTTACGCCTGGCCTATATCGCCGCCTACGTGGCGAACCTGCCGCCCGTGCGGTCGCTGTGCTGGGCTGGGGCGATGGTGTGCACGGGGATTCTGTATCTGGATGGCGCCACAAAACTCATGTAA
- the ggt gene encoding gamma-glutamyltransferase, whose protein sequence is MDIHTWNVLLPLAPVLHPRLLLGIAAAIACTPAHANLLQERAQRFHPVESSGGMVAAQEAQAAAVGAQILRRGGNAVDAAVATSFALAVTLPQAGNLGGGGFLVLWLPRRGPISTCSAVAREASPPQALAVGRGEAVALNFRETAPQAAGPDLFLNPDGSVNRQRALRSLLSTGVPGTVAGLTRVQARYGCLPLAAVMQPAIDLAEQGFPVGAELSASLAAAAPLLKEQPASARQFFKPSGQPYQPGERLRQPELAASLRCIAQQGASCFYRGRLAQQLTALMQSGGGLINRADLAAYQAPWATPLQATFQGHRVLTMPPPSGGGATLLQLLKVLEPLNLAATGLNSAATIHPMVEAMNLAYRDRNRLLGDPDQVAMPLDRLLSDRYAAQQRRRIRADRHRPAAELEAEPSPLGEGTNTTHLSVVDRDGGLVATTTTLNTAYGNGITVPGAGFLLNNEMDDFTAKPGAPNAYGLRQGSQNAIAPGRRPLSSMTPTLLFRPDGSPLLATGSPGGSRIITTVLQVLLNRLVHGLNLASAVASPRLHSQLWPDQISIEQGFSPDTLRLLEQKGHTVKLVPAMGSANSVEVRYGPGTGGAAVVGSAGVADPRRLDAAAVAERP, encoded by the coding sequence ATGGATATCCACACTTGGAACGTGCTTCTTCCCCTAGCCCCAGTGCTGCACCCCCGCCTTCTCCTCGGCATCGCTGCAGCCATCGCCTGCACTCCCGCCCACGCCAACCTGCTGCAGGAGCGGGCCCAGCGGTTCCACCCGGTGGAATCCAGTGGCGGGATGGTGGCCGCCCAGGAGGCCCAGGCGGCGGCGGTGGGTGCGCAGATCCTGCGCCGGGGGGGCAATGCGGTGGATGCGGCCGTGGCCACGTCGTTTGCGTTGGCGGTCACGCTGCCCCAGGCGGGCAATCTCGGTGGTGGTGGTTTTCTGGTGCTCTGGCTGCCGCGCCGCGGGCCGATCAGCACCTGCAGCGCGGTGGCTCGGGAGGCCTCCCCGCCCCAAGCGCTGGCCGTGGGTCGCGGCGAGGCTGTGGCCCTGAATTTCCGTGAAACAGCGCCCCAGGCGGCGGGCCCGGATCTCTTTCTCAACCCCGACGGCAGCGTGAACCGGCAGCGGGCCTTGCGCAGCCTGCTCAGCACAGGGGTGCCTGGCACGGTGGCAGGGCTCACCCGGGTGCAGGCGCGCTACGGCTGTTTGCCGCTGGCGGCGGTGATGCAGCCCGCCATTGATCTGGCTGAACAGGGTTTCCCGGTGGGGGCTGAATTGAGCGCTTCATTAGCGGCCGCCGCACCACTCCTGAAGGAGCAGCCCGCCAGTGCTCGACAGTTTTTCAAGCCAAGCGGCCAGCCCTATCAGCCCGGTGAGCGGCTGCGGCAGCCTGAGCTGGCGGCCAGCCTGCGCTGCATCGCCCAGCAAGGTGCCAGCTGTTTCTATCGAGGTCGGTTGGCGCAGCAGCTCACCGCCTTGATGCAGAGCGGTGGCGGCTTGATCAACCGTGCGGATCTGGCGGCCTATCAAGCCCCCTGGGCCACGCCCTTGCAGGCCACTTTCCAGGGCCATCGGGTGCTCACCATGCCGCCCCCCAGCGGTGGTGGCGCCACGCTGCTGCAGCTGCTCAAGGTGCTGGAGCCGCTCAATCTGGCCGCCACGGGCCTCAACAGCGCTGCCACGATTCACCCGATGGTGGAGGCGATGAACCTCGCTTACCGCGACCGCAATCGGTTGCTGGGTGATCCTGATCAGGTGGCGATGCCGCTGGATCGTCTCCTCAGTGATCGCTATGCCGCCCAGCAACGGCGACGCATCCGCGCCGATCGCCATCGTCCGGCCGCGGAGCTGGAGGCAGAACCCAGCCCCCTGGGGGAGGGCACCAACACCACACACCTGTCGGTGGTGGATCGCGATGGCGGCCTGGTGGCGACCACCACCACCTTGAACACGGCCTACGGCAACGGCATCACGGTGCCGGGAGCGGGATTTCTGCTCAACAACGAGATGGATGATTTCACCGCCAAGCCCGGCGCTCCGAATGCCTACGGCCTGCGCCAGGGCAGCCAGAACGCCATCGCCCCCGGCCGCCGCCCCCTCAGTTCGATGACCCCCACCCTGCTGTTCCGCCCGGATGGCTCACCGCTGCTGGCCACCGGCAGCCCCGGCGGCAGCCGCATCATCACCACGGTGTTGCAGGTGTTGCTCAACCGCCTGGTGCACGGGCTCAATCTGGCCTCGGCGGTGGCTTCGCCGCGGCTGCACAGCCAGCTCTGGCCAGATCAGATCAGCATCGAGCAGGGCTTCAGCCCTGACACCCTGCGGTTGCTTGAGCAGAAAGGCCACACCGTGAAGCTGGTGCCGGCCATGGGCTCGGCCAATTCGGTGGAGGTGCGCTACGGCCCCGGTACCGGTGGCGCAGCGGTTGTGGGGAGTGCGGGCGTGGCTGATCCGCGCCGGCTCGATGCTGCTGCGGTGGCGGAGCGGCCCTGA
- a CDS encoding YajQ family cyclic di-GMP-binding protein: MADTYSFDVVSDFDRQELVNTLDQVRRDVSTRYDLKDSNTEIDLEETSFTITTASDMTLQAVEDVLRQKATKRDLSLKIFDFQTPEPVGGNRVKQLVKLRKGLTQDLAKKLSKTVRDELKKVTVAIQGDALRVTGKSKDDLQAAINLLKAQDVEVPLQFQNYR; the protein is encoded by the coding sequence ATGGCCGACACCTATTCCTTTGACGTGGTTTCCGACTTCGACCGTCAGGAGTTGGTGAACACCCTTGATCAGGTGCGCCGCGATGTGTCGACCCGCTATGACCTCAAGGATTCGAACACCGAGATCGACCTGGAGGAGACCAGCTTCACCATCACCACCGCCAGCGACATGACGCTCCAGGCCGTGGAAGATGTGCTGCGTCAGAAGGCCACCAAGCGCGACCTCTCCCTCAAGATCTTCGACTTCCAGACCCCTGAACCCGTGGGCGGTAACCGGGTGAAGCAGCTGGTGAAGCTACGCAAGGGCCTGACCCAAGACCTGGCCAAGAAGCTCAGCAAAACCGTGCGCGATGAGCTCAAAAAGGTGACCGTGGCGATTCAGGGCGACGCGCTGCGGGTGACCGGCAAGAGCAAGGACGACCTCCAAGCCGCTATCAATCTGCTCAAGGCTCAGGACGTGGAAGTGCCTCTGCAGTTCCAGAACTACCGCTGA
- a CDS encoding LysR substrate-binding domain-containing protein encodes MVEQDVLAALDGLLWLRTGDAVAERLGISQSSVSRLANRCLRLFDIQGKKLDGEWDLIGDEPLLAAERQVHQAARWRGHRPLRLEATYWSGPLICNPVPAGWTLGLCNIVGVQRNWALLRERIVDGWLSGLPDLPAPHDPDLTSLTLCEMPVHCLVGQGHPLLDRSSLSWNDLTAFPSLALPAGAYPKVEQALRKLGLWSSPVRMKRYQRQLWEGKTEQELTIGYGTALSLELSGASMQRLPLQLPIQSGEALVVRRDYAVTPQFQQLARTLHARLSQLAARLPEITMRPLPFSGSSGTAEALPRPEP; translated from the coding sequence TTGGTTGAGCAAGACGTGCTGGCCGCCCTCGACGGGCTGCTGTGGCTGCGCACCGGGGATGCGGTGGCCGAGCGCCTGGGCATCAGTCAGTCCAGCGTGTCGCGCCTCGCCAACCGCTGTTTGCGCCTGTTTGACATCCAGGGCAAGAAGCTGGATGGGGAGTGGGATCTCATCGGTGATGAGCCCCTGCTGGCGGCGGAACGGCAGGTGCACCAGGCCGCCCGCTGGCGCGGGCATCGCCCCCTGCGGCTGGAGGCCACCTACTGGTCGGGCCCATTGATCTGCAACCCCGTGCCCGCTGGCTGGACCCTGGGGCTCTGCAACATCGTGGGGGTGCAGCGCAACTGGGCGCTGCTGCGGGAGCGGATCGTGGATGGATGGTTGTCGGGTCTGCCCGATCTACCGGCGCCCCACGATCCTGATCTCACCAGCCTCACCCTGTGCGAGATGCCGGTGCATTGCCTGGTGGGGCAAGGCCACCCACTGCTGGATCGTTCCAGCCTGAGCTGGAACGATCTCACCGCCTTCCCGAGCCTGGCGCTGCCAGCCGGTGCCTACCCCAAGGTGGAGCAGGCCCTGCGAAAACTTGGACTATGGAGCTCTCCGGTGCGCATGAAGCGCTACCAGCGGCAGCTGTGGGAAGGCAAAACCGAGCAAGAGCTCACCATTGGCTATGGCACCGCCTTGAGCCTTGAACTGTCGGGTGCATCGATGCAGCGACTGCCCCTGCAGCTGCCGATCCAATCCGGCGAGGCGCTTGTGGTGCGCCGCGACTATGCCGTCACCCCACAGTTTCAGCAGTTGGCCCGAACACTGCATGCTCGGCTGAGCCAGCTGGCCGCGCGTCTGCCGGAGATCACCATGCGACCGCTGCCGTTCAGCGGTAGTTCTGGAACTGCAGAGGCACTTCCACGTCCTGAGCCTTGA